A DNA window from Daucus carota subsp. sativus chromosome 3, DH1 v3.0, whole genome shotgun sequence contains the following coding sequences:
- the LOC108212840 gene encoding probable disease resistance RPP8-like protein 2: MRKIVETSVEGQITEIIYKGGHTHSMHRSIKKSWSLPDSSKAMILSSNEFPDQPYGILGSAQGDPTACYYYHFIKNKLFSLLNPLMFCFRFVLTNIMHGVVDRLVGHLVNESDDIYPLISICGMGGLGKTTLAQKIFNHPTIKASFAGLAWVSISQKWQTKLVLQRILICLIHEKKEEILTWDDDKLVENLLEIQQRKKCLIVLDDIWTTDAWDSIKSAFTNGTSVSKLMLTSRNAEVAEHVNREGFIYQPECLNEEQSWELLKLKSVPRGYHLDTFTVMEKLGREMVKKCAGLPLAIVILGGILVTKPSVMEWEKVYADSLWSLEKGKGLGEDQQRQLFHVLAWSYNDLPPQLKPCFLYLGKFGEDEQIEAETLYQLWIAEGMVLSTDKREGETMMQVAESYMGELVHRSMVQVRYEDIENSHRKIKSSSLHDLMRDLSLSQAKAEDFSEVIDLREGSDFHLNPSADFRSVDTRQLVVYYDKERISKQMKSYFVKKCKQQQYRSMLLFGDGAYTDLPKVVRSHVANFRFLRVFSMENAAVDGGILYPRSFVRALGSLVYLRYLSLRNVILSLIPFPSMQNMVLLQTLILDLSSSIPIPSWLSRNILGKLGHLRHLYLPRCYLTPVNYQNLRFDGLGKLETLENFNNLWCEAKDLPKLINLQRITLVGAGVYDDVDETMKNLSALALSSSSNLGYLGLSLDLYNQPGENVRQLFWDYKSILQKLSIRGRLAELAQLFENQPGNIMSHRSW, encoded by the exons ATGAGGAAAATAGTTGAGACCTCAGTAGAAGGCCAGATAACTGAGATCATTTATAAGGGTGGTCATACTCATTCCATGCATCGGTCTATTAAGAAATCGTGGTCATTGCCAGATTCTTCTAAAGCCATGATCTTATCATCAAATGAATTCCCGGATCAGCCATATGGAATACTTGGATCTGCACAAGGAGATCCAACTGCTTG TTATTATTATCACTTTATAAAG AATAAACTGTTTTCTTTGTTAAACCCTCTTATGTTTTGTTTTCGTTTTGTTTTGACGAATATTATGCATGGAGTCGTTGATCGACTGGTGGGACATTTGGTGAATGAAAGTGATGATATTTACCCGCTTATCTCTATTTGTGGAATGGGCGGTCTAGGTAAGACAACTCTtgctcaaaaaatatttaatcatccaACCATTAAAGCATCCTTTGCTGGTTTAGCCTGGGTTTCCATTTCGCAGAAGTGGCAAACGAAACTTGTGTTGCAGCGAATACTGATATGTCTCATCCATGAAAAGAAAGAGGAAATACTTACTTGGGACGATGACAAGTTAGTGGAGAATCTGCTAGAAATCCAGCAGAGGAAAAAATGCTTGATAGTCCTTGATGACATATGGACTACGGATGCTTGGGATTCTATAAAATCGGCCTTCACAAATGGAACATCTGTGAGCAAATTAATGCTTACCAGCCGTAATGCAGAGGTTGCTGAGCATGTAAATCGAGAAGGATTCATATACCAACCAGAATGCCTAAATGAAGAACAAAGTTGGGAGCTACTTAAGTTGAAATCAGTTCCCAGAGGATATCATCTAG ATACTTTTACAGTGATGGAAAAATTGGGAAGGGAAATGGTTAAAAAATGTGCTGGTCTTCCACTAGCTATAGTCATTTTAGGCGGTATTCTTGTAACAAAACCGTCAGTGATGGAGTGGGAGAAGGTATATGCTGATAGCTTATGGTCCCTGGAGAAGGGAAAAGGATTGGGAGAAGATCAGCAAAGACAATTATTTCATGTTCTAGCCTGGAGTTACAACGATTTACCCCCACAATTAAAGCCATGTTTTCTGTATTTAGGTAAATTCGGTGAAGATGAACAGATAGAAGCAGAGACTCTATATCAGTTATGGATTGCAGAAGGGATGGTACTGTCGACTGATAAAAGGGAGGGAGAGACAATGATGCAAGTAGCTGAATCGTATATGGGGGAACTAGTCCATAGGAGTATGGTTCAAGTGAGATACGAAGATATAGAAAACTCGCATAGAAAGATAAAATCTTCCTCTCTTCATGACCTTATGAGAGACCTATCCCTGTCCCAAGCAAAAGCAGAAGATTTTTCTGAAGTTATTGATCTTCGAGAAGGAAGTGATTTTCATCTCAATCCTTCAGCAGATTTCAGGTCGGTTGACACTCGACAACTTGTGGTTTATTATGATAAGGAACGTATAAGCAAACAAATGAAATCCTACTTTGTCAAGAAATGCAAGCAACAACAATATCGATCAATGTTACTATTCGGTGATGGCGCATACACAGATTTGCCGAAAGTAGTGCGGTCACATGTTGCCAATTTCAGGTTCCTAAGAGTTTTTTCCATGGAAAATGCAGCAGTAGATGGTGGCATACTTTATCCCAGAAGTTTTGTAAGAGCATTAGGAAGCCTTGTATACTTGAGATACCTTAGCTTGAGGAATGTTATCTTGTCATTGATTCCATTTCCATCTATGCAGAACATGGTGCTACTCCAAACTCTCATACTTGATCTATCCAGTTCTATACCTATTCCATCATGGCTTTCAAGAAATATTCTGGGCAAACTGGGACATTTGCGGCATTTATACTTACCTCGTTGTTATCTTACACCtgtaaattatcaaaatttacGGTTTGATGGGTTGGGCAAGTTGGAGACATTGGAGAACTTCAATAATCTGTGGTGTGAGGCTAAGGATCTTCCCAAACTAATCAATCTTCAGAGAATAACATTAGTAGGAGCCGGTGTTTATGATGATGTGGACGAGACCATGAAAAATCTGTCAGCACTAGCCTtgtcatcatcttcaaatctcggGTACTTGGGACTTTCTCTTGATTTATATAATCAACCAGGTGAGAACGTGAGACAGTTGTTTTGGGATTATAAATCCATCCTTCAGAAATTAAGCATAAGAGGTCGGCTTGCAGAATTGGCTCAATTATTTGAGAACCAACCGGGGAATATTATGAGTCATCGCTCCTGGTAG